A DNA window from Macadamia integrifolia cultivar HAES 741 chromosome 4, SCU_Mint_v3, whole genome shotgun sequence contains the following coding sequences:
- the LOC122075280 gene encoding protein NUCLEAR FUSION DEFECTIVE 6, mitochondrial-like, which translates to MAANFARRSLISSPTFATRILNGCKSSSSSFVSGASKVGGFTPASSTSRVSRRKLSLFSRLPMELGCAQSLMPLHSVTASALLTSMLSLNGENWGCLSEGFASTL; encoded by the exons ATGGCAGCTAATTTTGCAAGACGATCTCTTATAAGCTCCCCTACATTTGCAACAAGAATCCTAAACGGTtgtaaatcatcatcatcatcttttgtTTCTGGAGCGAGTAAGGTCGGAGGATTCACTCCTGCAAGTTCCACATCTCGTGTTTCTCGACGTAAGCTTTCCTTGTTCTCCAg GCTGCCAATGGAGTTAGGTTGTGCACAATCTTTGATGCCATTGCACAGTGTTACTGCTTCAGCATTGCTCACCTCAATGCTTTCTTTAAACGGTGAAAACTGGGGATGTCTCTCCGAAG